In Nicotiana tabacum cultivar K326 chromosome 11, ASM71507v2, whole genome shotgun sequence, a single window of DNA contains:
- the LOC107806306 gene encoding uncharacterized protein LOC107806306: MEIDMVEDQPITEEVLQTFDSIQVEGQSIIEIDNEQALDIQVLESAPVIEEVAEKTSTQLTRRRSNLKQKESPTTILRENASLDEIKVRSVFDKKKSIINCFSNIAIKGHFEFKVVRSSSIRYPLKCNDDRCGWCVRAFRIKDSTLFKIVKIEKKHDCSVNTMKADQRHATSKLISGYIIDNLRDPRFEVTPAFVMAEMQKLHGLDIGYHKAWRAIQLASALIRGTPEENYELLSSYLYMMRKVQDWLSLTFELVFYMFFAYGSSISGWNYCRPVIAVDATFLKSKFRGVLMISVSKDANNQFFPLAFGISESENNNSYEWYFSQLRNAIGSRENLIFLSDRHQAIAYGIAKVYPKSHHVICIYHLEQILKRRKVKSEVIKLFQSVARVYRRKEFDLYMSDIAKVDKKSYDYLMEEPPERWARSCSPRNKYS; encoded by the exons ATGGAAATAGATATGGTTGAAGATCAACCAATAACTGAAGAGGTGCTTCAAACATTTGAttctattcaagtagaaggacaaAGCATTATAGAGATTGACAACGAACAAGCTTTGGATATTCAAGTCTTGGAGAGTGCACCGGTAATCGAAGAAGTTGCTGAAAAAACCTCTACTCAACTAACTAGACGAAGatcaaatttgaaacaaaaagaatccccaactacgATATTAAGAGAAAATGCTTCGTTGGATGAAATAAAAGTGAGATCAGTATTTGACAAAAAGAAGAGTATAATTAATTGTTTTTCGAACATAGCAATTAAAGGACATTTTGAATTCAAGGTTGTTAGATCAAGCTCAATAAGATATCCGTTGAAATGCAATGATGATAGGTGTGGTTGGTGTGTGCGTGCTTTCAGAATTAAAGATTCAACACTGTTCAAGATagtaaagattgagaaaaagcatGACTGCTCTGTTAACACTATGAAAGCTGATCAAAGGCATGCAACTTCAAAGTTGATTAGTGGTTACATTATTGACAATCTTCGAGACCCAAGGTTTGAAGTTACACCAGCTTTTGTAATGGCAGAGATGCAAAAATTGCATGGACTAGACATTGGATATCACAAGGCGTGGCGTGCTATTCAACTTGCTTCCGCTTTAATAAGAGGAACTCCCGAAGAGAATTATGAATTATTGTCTTCATACTTGTATATGATGAGAA AAGTTCAGGACTggctgtccttaacttttgaactt gttttttatatgttttttgcATATGGATCATCAATATCTGGTTGGAATTATTGTAGACCAGTCATTGCTGTTGATGCAACTTTTTTGAAGTCAAAATTTCgtggtgttttaatgatttcagTTTCAAAGGATGCAAATAACCAATTTTTCCCTTTAGCCTTTGGAATATCAGAATCTGAAAATAACAATTCCTATGAGTGGTACTTTAGTCAGCTTCGCAATGCAATTGGGAGCCgtgagaatttaatttttttatcagacAGGCATCAAGCTATTGCATATGGCATTGCAAAGGTATATCCTAAAAGCCATCATGTGATTTGCATCTATCATTTGGAGCAGATCCTAAAGCGAAGGAAGGTGAAAAGTGAGGTCATAAAACTTTTCCAAAGTGTTGCAAGAGTATACAGGCGCAAAGAATTTGACCTATACATGTCAGATATAGCAAAAGTAGATAAGAAGTCTTATGACTACTTGATGGAAGAACCACCGGAAAGGTGGGCACGTTCTTGTAGTCCACGAAACAAATATAGTTGA